The proteins below come from a single Natrinema sp. SYSU A 869 genomic window:
- a CDS encoding DUF6517 family protein, translating into MNRRTVIAGLGATGLAGLSGCLGLIGMAEHESSPAGVETGVREETGYEQTVIESLPVERDVGPTNETVTVTNHMTKHEKSVDMGLLGSRRGAIFNVLTTPQVSIFGKELNPVEEMSTQELMDLVRSNYDGIDNISHDEDSDITILEQSTTQSQFTADAEFDGEDVPVNISITEAVEADEDLLVTIGVYPEYVERQEKPNVSALTEAVTTDVDEGASSGDGGSDDGNEGTDDSENTDGSNDTQSDDGSGGDNETDGNESDDGILG; encoded by the coding sequence ATGAATCGACGAACCGTCATCGCTGGACTCGGGGCCACCGGCCTCGCCGGTCTGTCGGGCTGTCTGGGATTGATTGGGATGGCCGAACACGAATCGTCACCCGCCGGCGTTGAGACCGGCGTTCGCGAGGAAACGGGCTACGAACAGACCGTCATCGAATCGCTCCCTGTCGAGCGGGACGTCGGGCCGACGAACGAGACCGTCACGGTCACCAATCACATGACCAAACACGAGAAGTCGGTCGACATGGGGCTGCTCGGTAGCCGCCGCGGTGCCATCTTCAATGTGTTGACAACGCCGCAGGTGAGCATCTTCGGCAAGGAACTCAACCCCGTCGAGGAGATGTCGACGCAGGAACTCATGGATCTCGTCAGGAGCAACTATGACGGGATTGACAACATTTCCCACGACGAGGATTCCGATATCACGATCCTCGAGCAGTCGACGACCCAATCGCAGTTCACCGCTGACGCAGAGTTCGACGGCGAGGACGTCCCCGTCAACATCTCCATCACCGAGGCTGTCGAGGCCGACGAGGACCTGCTCGTGACTATCGGCGTCTATCCCGAGTACGTCGAGCGCCAGGAGAAACCGAACGTCTCAGCGCTCACCGAAGCGGTGACCACCGATGTAGACGAGGGGGCCTCGAGCGGAGACGGCGGGTCCGACGACGGGAACGAGGGCACCGACGACTCCGAGAACACGGACGGAAGCAACGACACCCAAAGTGACGACGGGAGTGGCGGCGACAACGAAACCGACGGTAATGAGAGCGACGACGGCATTCTCGGGTAA
- a CDS encoding MaoC family dehydratase, with the protein MTGLYYEEFAVGETIEHERRRTISESDNQRFCEMTMNQQPLHLDAEFAADTEFGERLVNGLYTMSLAVGVSIPETTDGTIVANLSYDDVEHPNPVFHGDTIRAQSTVTDKRETSDGERGIVTMHVEAFRVNDRSESEANGTSSDESDGADEPLVCEFDRTVLSLKREHADGDGDEE; encoded by the coding sequence ATGACAGGACTGTACTACGAGGAGTTCGCGGTCGGCGAGACGATCGAACACGAGCGCCGGCGGACGATCTCTGAGAGCGACAACCAGCGCTTCTGTGAGATGACGATGAACCAGCAGCCGCTGCACCTCGACGCCGAGTTCGCGGCCGACACCGAGTTTGGCGAGCGCTTGGTCAATGGACTCTACACGATGTCGCTCGCGGTTGGCGTCTCGATCCCGGAGACGACCGACGGGACGATCGTCGCGAACCTCTCCTACGACGACGTCGAGCACCCGAATCCGGTCTTCCACGGCGATACGATTCGCGCGCAGTCGACAGTCACCGACAAGCGCGAGACCAGCGACGGCGAGCGTGGGATCGTCACCATGCACGTCGAGGCGTTCAGAGTCAACGATCGTTCCGAGAGCGAAGCGAACGGGACTTCGTCGGACGAGTCCGACGGCGCGGACGAACCGCTCGTCTGTGAGTTTGACCGGACCGTCCTCTCGCTGAAACGCGAGCACGCTGACGGTGACGGAGACGAGGAGTGA
- a CDS encoding erythromycin esterase family protein — protein MTAQRFESADTDPDRVAAAVADRATAVDEGFDDLADGIADADVVLLGEASHGTSEYYQLRARLTARLLAEHEFEFVVVEGDWTDCYEVTEYVTGRAEAEDAGEVLSSFERWPTWMWANWEVAEFLDWLADYNADRAVGERAGFYGLDVYSLYESMAAVIDYLQDLDPELADRARDAYHCFEPYGEDAREYAQSIRLVPEDCEEEVLEVLRELREEVAERHADRADERSESADGDDPLADFAAEQNALVAKNAESYYRAMARGGSESWNVRDRHMSETLERLLEFHEGPGIVWAHNTHVGDARATTMQDRGKLNLGQLAREEVCDDDSDVAIVGFDSHRGNVIAGDEWGATMERMQVPEAKAGSYEDVFHRAGFGDGILEFERGYGVADGLGSDGELLADPRGHRAIGVVYDPAYEGGNYVRTVLPDRYDAFVHVDETEALHPFDIEGGETPPETYPWGV, from the coding sequence GTGACCGCACAACGCTTCGAATCGGCCGACACCGATCCGGATCGGGTGGCAGCGGCCGTCGCCGACCGCGCAACGGCGGTCGACGAGGGGTTCGACGATCTCGCGGACGGGATCGCGGACGCTGACGTGGTCTTGCTTGGCGAAGCCTCTCACGGCACCTCGGAGTATTATCAACTGCGAGCGCGGCTGACGGCCCGACTGCTCGCGGAGCACGAGTTCGAATTCGTTGTGGTCGAGGGCGACTGGACGGACTGCTACGAGGTGACGGAGTACGTCACCGGCCGAGCCGAGGCCGAAGATGCCGGCGAGGTGCTCTCGTCGTTCGAGCGCTGGCCGACATGGATGTGGGCCAACTGGGAGGTCGCGGAATTCCTCGACTGGTTGGCCGACTACAACGCGGACCGCGCAGTCGGCGAGCGAGCGGGATTCTACGGCCTCGACGTCTACAGCCTCTACGAGTCGATGGCCGCCGTGATCGATTACCTGCAGGATCTCGACCCAGAGCTAGCCGACCGCGCCAGGGACGCCTACCACTGTTTCGAACCCTACGGCGAGGATGCCCGCGAGTATGCCCAGTCGATCAGGCTCGTTCCGGAAGATTGCGAGGAGGAAGTACTCGAGGTCCTCCGCGAGCTCCGCGAAGAGGTCGCCGAGCGCCACGCCGACCGCGCGGACGAACGCAGTGAGTCCGCCGACGGCGACGATCCGCTCGCCGACTTCGCCGCCGAGCAGAACGCTCTCGTCGCGAAGAACGCCGAGTCCTACTACCGCGCGATGGCCCGCGGCGGCAGCGAGTCTTGGAACGTTCGGGACCGACACATGAGCGAGACCCTCGAGCGGCTGCTCGAGTTTCACGAGGGACCGGGGATCGTCTGGGCGCACAACACGCACGTCGGCGACGCCCGCGCCACGACCATGCAGGATCGCGGGAAGCTCAACCTCGGCCAACTGGCCCGCGAGGAGGTCTGCGACGACGATTCGGACGTCGCCATTGTCGGCTTCGACTCCCACCGCGGCAACGTCATCGCCGGCGACGAGTGGGGTGCAACGATGGAGCGGATGCAGGTTCCGGAAGCGAAGGCGGGCAGCTACGAGGACGTCTTCCACCGGGCCGGGTTCGGAGATGGGATCCTCGAGTTTGAGCGCGGATACGGGGTCGCCGACGGCCTCGGCAGCGACGGCGAGCTACTCGCCGACCCGCGCGGCCACCGCGCGATCGGCGTCGTCTACGATCCTGCCTACGAGGGCGGCAACTACGTTCGAACGGTGCTCCCGGACCGATACGACGCGTTCGTTCACGTCGATGAGACGGAGGCGCTCCACCCGTTCGACATCGAGGGCGGCGAGACGCCGCCGGAGACGTACCCGTGGGGCGTCTAA
- a CDS encoding NAD-dependent succinate-semialdehyde dehydrogenase: MSIESTNPATGDVVDSFEETSDEERDERLERATETFEEWSETPIETRQRLLAKAADVLRENEDEYAELMTEEMGKPIGQAHDEVEKCAWVCDYYAETAAEHLQDEVVASDESARTVVAYQPLGPVLAIMPWNFPFWQVFRFAAPNLAAGNVGLLKHASNVPGCARAIEDVFEQAGFPEGAFTSLLISSSEIDEVIEDDRIRAVTITGSDGAGRSVAETAGSHLKKNVLELGGSDPFVVLEDAPMDETVETAVQARLINNGQSCIAAKRFVVVEDVYDEFVDRFTDEMADQTVGDPMDEDTDLGPQAREDLMAELHDQVEETVDQGGEIELGGEPIDRNGAFYPPTVLTDVPENAPADQEELFGPVATVFRVPDEEAAIEKANDTRFGLGASVWTEDLERGERVARQFESGLAFVNELVKSDPRLPFGGVKDSGYGRELARHGIREFVNTKTIWVQQDAGEETDMVE; this comes from the coding sequence ATGTCTATCGAAAGTACGAATCCGGCGACGGGAGATGTCGTCGATAGCTTCGAGGAAACGTCCGACGAAGAGCGAGACGAGCGCCTTGAGCGAGCGACCGAGACCTTCGAGGAGTGGAGCGAGACGCCGATCGAAACGCGCCAGCGGCTCTTAGCGAAGGCGGCCGACGTGCTTCGGGAGAACGAGGACGAGTACGCCGAACTGATGACCGAGGAGATGGGAAAGCCGATCGGCCAGGCTCACGATGAAGTCGAGAAGTGCGCGTGGGTCTGTGACTACTACGCCGAAACCGCCGCCGAACACCTCCAAGACGAGGTCGTCGCGAGCGACGAGAGCGCTCGCACGGTCGTCGCCTACCAGCCGCTCGGCCCGGTGTTGGCGATCATGCCCTGGAACTTCCCGTTTTGGCAAGTGTTCCGCTTCGCCGCGCCCAATCTCGCGGCGGGTAACGTCGGACTGTTGAAACACGCCTCGAATGTCCCGGGCTGTGCGCGGGCCATCGAGGATGTCTTCGAGCAGGCGGGGTTCCCGGAGGGCGCGTTCACCTCCCTCCTGATCAGTTCCAGCGAGATCGACGAGGTGATCGAGGACGATCGCATTCGGGCAGTCACCATCACCGGTAGCGACGGCGCGGGCCGATCCGTCGCCGAGACCGCGGGCAGCCACCTCAAGAAGAACGTCCTCGAGTTAGGCGGGAGCGACCCCTTCGTCGTGCTCGAGGACGCACCGATGGACGAGACGGTCGAGACGGCAGTGCAGGCCAGACTCATCAACAACGGTCAGTCCTGTATCGCGGCCAAGCGGTTCGTCGTAGTCGAGGATGTCTATGACGAGTTCGTCGATCGGTTCACCGACGAGATGGCGGACCAGACCGTCGGCGATCCGATGGACGAAGATACTGACCTCGGACCACAAGCCCGCGAGGACCTCATGGCGGAACTCCACGATCAGGTCGAGGAAACGGTCGATCAGGGCGGCGAGATCGAACTGGGCGGCGAGCCAATAGACCGCAACGGTGCGTTCTATCCACCGACGGTACTGACGGACGTTCCCGAAAACGCCCCCGCGGACCAGGAAGAGCTATTCGGTCCCGTTGCGACGGTCTTCCGGGTCCCCGATGAGGAAGCCGCGATCGAGAAAGCCAACGACACCCGCTTCGGGCTCGGCGCGAGCGTCTGGACGGAAGACCTCGAGCGCGGGGAACGAGTCGCTCGCCAGTTCGAGTCCGGACTGGCGTTCGTCAACGAACTCGTCAAGTCCGATCCCCGACTCCCCTTCGGCGGCGTGAAGGACTCGGGCTACGGACGCGAACTCGCACGTCACGGGATTCGGGAATTCGTCAACACGAAGACCATCTGGGTCCAGCAGGACGCCGGTGAGGAGACCGACATGGTCGAATAA
- a CDS encoding CoA ester lyase, which translates to MVRRSVLFTPGDRPEMCRKAPGSGADVIVFDLEDAVAPQRKTEARDAVRDVLSDPDFGPDCEVCVRVNASESTLGDDLEALLRDGTELRLDSVMLPKVSSADDIHALVDELETYETVVPVFALLESAAGILAAAEIAAVSATDALVFGAEDLSADIGATRTAAGTEVLYARERVVLAAAANDCTAIDTIVSDFEDEDALREDVGFAIQLGYDGKLAIHPAQVGPINEAFSPSDEQIEWARRVLDARDEADAEGRGVFAVDGEMIDAPLVARAERIRLRAVAVDAWS; encoded by the coding sequence ATGGTCCGTAGAAGCGTGCTGTTCACTCCCGGTGACCGCCCCGAGATGTGCCGGAAAGCGCCCGGTTCGGGAGCGGACGTAATCGTCTTCGACCTCGAGGACGCCGTCGCTCCCCAGCGCAAAACCGAAGCCCGCGACGCCGTTCGCGACGTGCTGTCCGACCCCGATTTCGGTCCCGACTGCGAGGTCTGCGTTCGGGTCAATGCGTCGGAATCGACGCTCGGGGACGACCTCGAGGCCCTGCTGAGAGACGGTACGGAACTCCGGCTTGATAGTGTCATGCTTCCGAAGGTCAGCTCGGCCGACGATATTCACGCGCTCGTCGACGAACTCGAAACGTATGAGACGGTGGTGCCCGTCTTTGCGCTGCTCGAGAGCGCCGCCGGAATCCTCGCGGCAGCCGAAATCGCGGCCGTGTCCGCGACCGATGCGCTGGTCTTCGGCGCGGAAGATCTCTCGGCGGACATCGGTGCGACGCGGACGGCAGCGGGAACTGAAGTGCTCTATGCCCGGGAACGCGTCGTGCTCGCGGCCGCGGCCAACGACTGCACGGCGATCGATACCATCGTGTCTGATTTCGAGGACGAAGACGCCCTTCGCGAAGACGTCGGGTTCGCGATTCAACTCGGCTATGACGGGAAGTTAGCGATCCACCCTGCGCAGGTCGGCCCGATCAATGAGGCGTTCTCCCCGTCGGACGAGCAGATTGAGTGGGCTAGACGTGTGCTCGACGCCAGAGACGAGGCCGATGCCGAGGGCCGAGGCGTCTTCGCGGTTGACGGCGAGATGATTGACGCGCCCCTGGTCGCTCGTGCCGAGCGAATCCGTTTACGTGCCGTGGCCGTTGACGCGTGGTCCTAA
- a CDS encoding orc1/cdc6 family replication initiation protein: protein MAEQTGGDPLFESHDPIFNRKELLHVGHVPDEDRIVGRDDEIQSVAAEVGAITRGDPPNNVMIYGKTGTGKSLISRHVATRAQDAARDNDIDCGVLYVDCSEANTETRTTRQLALSLKKQTDYQQNIPLRGVGTMEYYQHIWGILEDCFDAVIVILDEIDKLDNSNILMQLSRAREARKTDAYIGVIGISNKVQYRETLDERIDSSFGHRELFFHPYDASQLREIMRNREDAFQPDVLEGGTIELCAALAAKKHGDARKAIEILKEAGELARRTGSETVSEDHIQQAQEVAEINRIEELTSGATVHAKLALYALASCIITGDRETYKTREVYERYVGICELVATDPITENGLYRQLKEQAFLGVIESEKTGGGRSQGSYLLHRLVTDPKHIVKAVRRDSSLDDLPTYDRLCETSPSTGSHDVDLTSFS from the coding sequence ATGGCTGAGCAGACGGGTGGGGACCCGCTCTTCGAATCTCACGATCCCATCTTCAATCGGAAGGAACTCCTCCATGTCGGTCACGTTCCCGATGAGGACCGCATCGTCGGGCGTGACGACGAGATCCAATCCGTCGCCGCCGAAGTCGGTGCGATCACGCGAGGCGACCCCCCGAACAATGTGATGATCTACGGCAAAACCGGGACCGGAAAGAGTCTGATCTCTCGACACGTCGCGACGCGGGCCCAGGACGCCGCACGAGACAACGATATCGACTGTGGCGTTCTCTACGTCGACTGCTCCGAGGCAAACACGGAAACCCGCACGACGCGACAGTTAGCACTCAGTTTGAAAAAACAAACCGACTATCAGCAGAATATCCCGCTTCGGGGGGTCGGGACGATGGAATACTACCAGCACATCTGGGGGATTCTAGAGGACTGCTTCGATGCGGTCATCGTCATCTTGGACGAGATCGACAAACTGGACAACAGCAATATCTTGATGCAACTCTCGCGCGCTCGCGAGGCACGGAAGACGGACGCCTACATCGGTGTCATCGGGATTAGCAACAAGGTCCAGTATCGAGAGACGCTCGACGAACGTATCGACAGCAGCTTCGGCCATCGAGAGCTATTCTTCCATCCCTACGACGCCTCGCAACTTCGCGAGATCATGCGCAATCGTGAGGACGCCTTTCAGCCCGACGTCCTCGAGGGTGGAACGATCGAACTCTGTGCTGCTCTCGCGGCCAAGAAACACGGCGACGCGCGGAAAGCGATCGAGATCCTCAAGGAAGCCGGCGAACTCGCCCGGCGTACCGGCAGCGAGACGGTCTCGGAGGATCACATCCAGCAGGCACAGGAAGTCGCCGAAATCAATCGTATCGAAGAACTCACCAGCGGTGCGACCGTCCACGCGAAACTCGCACTGTATGCGCTCGCGAGTTGCATCATCACGGGTGATCGGGAAACGTACAAGACTCGGGAGGTCTACGAGCGCTACGTCGGTATCTGTGAACTGGTCGCCACCGATCCGATTACTGAAAACGGACTGTATCGACAGTTAAAGGAGCAGGCGTTTCTGGGCGTTATCGAGTCCGAAAAGACCGGCGGCGGTCGCTCACAGGGGAGTTACCTCCTGCATCGTCTCGTCACTGATCCGAAACACATCGTCAAGGCGGTCCGTCGGGACTCCTCGCTTGATGACCTTCCGACGTATGATCGGCTCTGCGAGACCAGTCCATCGACGGGGAGCCATGACGTCGATCTCACCTCTTTTTCGTGA
- a CDS encoding Glu/Leu/Phe/Val dehydrogenase translates to MSDEANPFESLQSQIDEAANYLDVDGDVIERLKHPERVLETNLTIERDDGDLERFTAFRSQFNGDRGPYKGGIRYHPQVSRDEVKALSGWMTYKTAIVDIPLGGGKGGIALDPDDYSEAELERLTRSFAKELRPLIGEDRDVPAPDVNTGQREMNWIKDTYESLENTTEPGVITGKALDSGGSEGRVEATGRSTVLAAREAFDYLDKDLEGATVAVQGYGNAGWIAAKLIDEMGATVVAASDSSGGIYNSDGFDPVAAKDHKNETGSVVGYEESEEEITNDDVLTLDVDLLIPAALENAIDADLAEDVTADVISEAANGPLTPAADEVLEEKDVFVIPDILANAGGVTVSYFEWVQNRQRFYWSEERVNKELETIIVDAFDALVETYEEHDLENPRTAAYVVAIQRVANAFEEAGSWP, encoded by the coding sequence ATGTCCGACGAAGCCAACCCGTTCGAAAGCCTCCAATCGCAGATCGATGAGGCTGCAAACTACCTCGACGTTGACGGCGACGTGATCGAGCGGCTCAAACACCCGGAGCGAGTCCTCGAGACCAATCTCACGATCGAACGCGACGACGGGGACCTCGAGCGCTTTACGGCCTTCCGCTCGCAGTTCAACGGCGACCGCGGCCCCTACAAGGGCGGCATTCGCTACCACCCGCAGGTCTCCCGCGACGAGGTCAAGGCACTGTCCGGCTGGATGACCTACAAGACCGCGATCGTCGACATCCCCCTCGGCGGTGGCAAGGGCGGCATCGCGCTCGATCCGGACGACTACTCCGAAGCGGAACTCGAGCGACTCACTCGCTCGTTCGCGAAAGAGCTGCGACCCCTGATCGGCGAGGACCGGGACGTTCCCGCGCCCGACGTGAACACGGGCCAGCGGGAGATGAATTGGATCAAAGACACCTACGAGAGCCTCGAGAACACGACCGAGCCGGGCGTCATCACGGGCAAAGCACTCGACTCCGGCGGCAGTGAGGGCCGCGTCGAGGCGACTGGCCGCTCGACCGTCCTCGCCGCCCGCGAGGCCTTCGACTACCTCGACAAGGATCTCGAGGGCGCGACCGTCGCCGTACAGGGCTACGGAAACGCCGGCTGGATCGCCGCGAAACTGATCGACGAGATGGGCGCAACCGTCGTCGCCGCCAGCGACTCCTCAGGGGGCATCTACAACTCCGACGGGTTCGATCCGGTCGCAGCGAAAGACCACAAGAACGAAACCGGCAGCGTCGTCGGCTACGAGGAAAGCGAGGAGGAGATCACCAACGACGACGTCCTCACCCTCGACGTCGACCTGCTGATTCCCGCGGCACTCGAGAACGCGATCGACGCCGACCTCGCCGAGGACGTTACGGCCGACGTCATCTCGGAAGCCGCGAACGGGCCGCTGACCCCTGCAGCCGACGAGGTACTCGAGGAGAAGGACGTCTTCGTCATCCCGGACATCCTCGCGAACGCGGGCGGCGTCACCGTCTCCTACTTCGAGTGGGTCCAGAACCGTCAGCGCTTCTACTGGTCCGAGGAGCGCGTCAACAAGGAACTCGAGACGATCATCGTCGACGCGTTCGATGCGCTGGTCGAGACCTACGAGGAACACGACCTCGAGAATCCACGAACAGCCGCTTATGTCGTCGCAATTCAGCGCGTCGCCAACGCCTTCGAGGAAGCCGGCAGTTGGCCCTGA
- a CDS encoding PH domain-containing protein — MQRDDPSTSDPSWLPLEEGDRVRWQAGPRIQTVLPWVAVAIVGTVILLAAIAVEVLPVLAIAGIPAVVAPALWQYARVSRTAFVVTNEVAATRRGVLGRTVRVVSLERIQNTTIEQDPIGRFVGYGTVTIETAGGRALRFRNIEEPGKIRDRLETERERLTGSEIPGGRDQWEAVLAEVQEWRRGLERNP, encoded by the coding sequence ATGCAACGCGACGATCCGTCCACGTCCGACCCGTCGTGGCTCCCGCTCGAGGAGGGCGACCGCGTCCGCTGGCAGGCGGGGCCGCGGATCCAGACCGTCCTCCCGTGGGTCGCCGTCGCCATTGTCGGAACGGTGATCCTCCTGGCCGCCATCGCCGTCGAGGTGCTGCCAGTCCTCGCTATCGCCGGCATTCCGGCCGTCGTCGCACCGGCACTGTGGCAGTACGCTCGCGTCTCGCGAACGGCGTTCGTCGTCACGAACGAGGTCGCTGCGACACGACGCGGTGTCCTCGGGCGAACCGTTCGGGTCGTCTCCCTCGAGCGAATCCAGAACACGACCATCGAACAGGATCCGATCGGTCGATTCGTCGGCTACGGTACCGTCACGATCGAGACCGCGGGCGGCCGAGCACTCCGATTCCGAAATATCGAGGAGCCGGGTAAGATTCGCGATCGACTCGAGACCGAGCGCGAACGACTGACCGGCAGCGAGATTCCGGGCGGACGCGACCAGTGGGAGGCGGTCCTCGCCGAGGTCCAGGAATGGCGACGGGGTCTCGAGCGGAATCCGTGA